The DNA window TTGCCCAGTAGCATTAACTGCCATGAATTGCATCATGCACTCCATGTCAAAAATGTTTGCAAAAGAAGAGGTGATCCTTGGTAGCACATAGCAAGTTCTGCACTATTTACATGTCAGTAACTCTCTGGTGACAGATTTGTTGAGACCTGCAGAATCTGAGCGATAGCAGGTAGTTGTGAAAATTAACATGCATCTATGGATTTGGGATGTAGGAAGTTTCCAGTGCAGAATGTAACTTGTCTTGAGTAACACTGAATTGTTGATGTGAAATCGTAAAGCAAGCGGGGGGGAACCAACTATGCAGCATTTTTCTGTCAAGTTACCAAACTTAAAATTCACTTGTTGAACCAAAACTGCATCGCTTCTGAAACTTAAGCTTATCCAGACCAACAGGAGATCAGACCAACTTAATCTGACATAGGTAGAATAAATAGGAATTTTGTCTTGGCCCTAAACATGTGCTGTTTCTTTGCAGGTTTTTGTATTCTTTGATGTccacaagatttttttcaattaacGTGTAAAACTGCATCACTACATTTTaagctgtggatttttttgtataTTATTTATAACTGTGCCAAGTATTATTTTAATACTGTCGAGATCTTGATGTGTATTACAttgtgaacaaaaaaaaaatctgtaaaatgtttaataaaCTAGCTCTCCTTACATAAATTAAATCTGTTAAATTTTGTAAGTTATTAATCAAATAAATATTGACTCTTAGATGCAGTGTTTGTATTGACTTGGGGTGTGATTTCATACAGTGTAGTGTGTGTCCAGTTTCAGAAGCCTTTCTGGAAAGATGTACAGGTGTCCTACAGATGGCATGCACCCAACTCTGTACATATGTGAAATCCTGAGTTACTACACTCATAGGATTATTTATTTGTGGTAAACTACATCATTGCACTACCAATGAAAGTTAGCATTTACTAATTAAATATTCCTTTCTGAGTGAAGCCTGATGGCAAGGTAACATTTCTTGGGAGAGCTCTCCATCTAGGGCATGTTTCATGTGGCCTAATGTACTTACATAATGATGCTTGCGGTATTCTAAGGGTCAGCCAGACATAGGGCTAGGATGTGTCACCAAGATGCATGTTTTTGGGTGGCACTTGCAGGAGACAGACTACCTGGGCTCCTGTGGTCCATGCTAAAGGTTAGAGTTGAGTTGAAACAAGGTAACAATCCAAGTTCGAATTTAACCTGGATATTTAAAACCAGCAGTATGTATTAAACTATAAGGCTAGACTTTGGAGCGCttctaaaaggaagaaaaaagtgttttctacTGAGTCTTGTTTGGTATTGGCATTGAGAATTGGTGGTGGtgttctccccttccccacaaGTTCCTGGTAAGGCTCTGTACAGGCTGACCACCCTTTGgcttgtcaggaaaaaaaacaggtaaGACTTTCAACCTGTGCTGAAGCTCTGCATCCAAAACTTGCAGTGCTCCATCAGAGAAATTGCTGTGCTTGGAAGTCCTGATGATTTGAAAGCTGGTTCctgggtttggggcttttttggaaAGAAGCCAGCCCTCTGCATCCTCATTACACCTTGACTAGAGCTCAGTGCCTTGCACCTCCCAGTAGATGCCTTTTAGTAAAATCAGACTTTCTTGCTATGAAAGCTATGTCAATGGTATGAGTAGCAGGGCTGAGGGTTTTTCCCAACATTTCCTAGGCTGTGCTGTTGCTTTCTGCCTCACTCCTGCCTGAAATGTGCTACTTCAGACTTACTGTTGTCTTTTTCAGTTCTAATCTTTCCTGCTCGGTCAACTGGACAAGCTCTTGGGTCACATTTTGAGctgaattgtttttttctcccatccACAGGGTTCCTTTATAACCTGTACAAAATGGTCTTTGTGTATTTTGAGTAGTACATGTTTTTCTAATTAGGCTTTTGGCTTGAATTGCTTCACTGCCTCAGACATAGATGTTGCTTGAAACTGTTTTAGACCATGCTGACATACTTGCTTAATGTTTTGTTGCAGCATTCCCCATCTTGAATGTGTTTGCATCAATTCAGTGTTGTGAAGGGTTCTTTTATCCCAAAAAAGTATCAGCCTGCTTCCCAAACCAGACAAGagtttcaggttttatttttttttctaacctaACTTCTCAATCTGCAGCTGTCTCAGTGGAGTATTCCTGCATAGTAAGTGCCGTGTTTACGGCATCTCAATAACAAAGCATGCACAGCCCCCAGACTATTATGGTGAAAATAGTTTGGTTTTCATTTACTAGAGACTCTGTGCCAGAGACTGGTAGCCATTTAGGCACACAGTTACCCCTTATCTATTGCTTTGAGAGCTGTCACTGTACAGTAGATTAAGATTTACTACTTCTGTGCAGTGAGCAGCTCATTGCCTTTGCACACACAAAGGTGTGATACAGGAGGAGAGTCATTCACCTCTGAAGGCCATGACTATGTATGTCCAGCTTTCAGAAGAGCTGTGCCTCAAGTCTACAAAGCATCATTCTTCCACCCCTGAAGTACTCAGCAACACTCCCCTCACTTTTATTGCTGACAAAGTAGGCAACACTTCAATTTAGGGTATATCAACAAGCAAAGCTTTATTGAATTGATAATCAATATTAGAAGTGTTACAGTGTGATACACAAGGCAAGGAAAAAAGCAGTGTCTGTGTTTGTTCTTAAAATCATGGGCTGAAGGTACACTACAGTAACTAGTACGTGTTTCACAGTAGTTAGTAACATTGAGGAAACTGTCTTGTTCCTTCTAGCAGGatctcagcagagctggaaggcaTTTTTAGCCCCCTCACTGGGCATGAACAAGGGCACCTGCACCCTGGCCATACCCAAATCCCTTGGGGCCAAAGTTCTTTGCATAACAACCTGGGAGAAAGATGAACACACAGTAGCTGAGTCTTCTGGCACGTTAATTAAGAACAGCACTGTCTAGGCTAAGCCTCTCAGCAGCTTCTCCTTAGTCACTGCAATATATTCTCATGGCAAGCAATGCttagaaacattttcttaagCTACATAACTAACAGGACTGAACTCAGTAGCCAGGACTGTTCAGTCTGTGTAGCTCCACCCCCATTCTACGAGAGCAATTCGCAGGTCAGTTCTGTGGCTTGGTGTACCTGTTAAGGCATTTGTTGTCATCAAACCACTGTGTGGATCAAGTTTATATCCACAGCCACTCAAGAAGGCAGAGCAGGATGCTAGCTGGCTTGTTTTCTTACTCTGATCAGGCATAGggcaaggctgctgctgcatttctcAGCATATTTTACTTGATGCAGAGGTTAGCTACATCAGCAGCTTCTGTAatatctgtttcattttttactCTACGCCGATGATGTACAGAGCACTTCCACGTGAACATGAGCCTGAAAGTCTCTTATATCACCAATATTATTGACCATTTGTCCTTTCAAGACACTATCTTGAACTACAAACAAAgggtctttgttttttttcttacctttaCAATagatttctccctctttttcagTTAGGGTTGTAGATTCTAGGCTTTTTCCACACTTGGCACATCGAAAGCAGTTCTTGTGCCATGGctagagaaagaataaaaataaaaagtattaatACACAGGATGCCCAAGTTAGTTAAAAACCACATTAACTGGAGATTTCTGCATCACTTTGATTCATTAACTGGTGCAACACAAGCCAGCTGAAGTGCACCAGTAGCAGATGAGAGCATCTGCATTTCTGCAAGCAGCACACCCACcctcctgctcagagcagcattCTGAAAGGTTTGGGCTTGCTGTTATCAATTCAGAGCACACCTTAGCTCTGTAGCTAGTGAGTCAAACAGCCACAGACTATCATGCAGCTTTACATGGGATTTTCAGAGACCATCCCCCTTTTGTTGAAGTACTCAGCCTCCCTCACAAGCTGCACACCTCAAGATTGTTTCCTCTTCTGGGTGGCAGTGGCTTCTGTAGTCTGCTTCAAGTCTCTAGCATGAAACAATATTAAATCTGCACCTCTGAAATCTAAGGTGATCACCCTGCATttcaagtgctttttttttcaattaagtTGATTGATTTGACTATTTCCAGtacaaagaaatgcaattttaagGTAATTGCCCTGCAGTTGGTTCCCTGCTGGGACAGACATAACACACCTAGCTCCATTTAAAGTCCATATAGCAAGTACAAAATAGCACATGCAGTTCCTTACCTTTCCAGCTCCTATTACTTTCTCTGCTGCATAAACAGAATCTCCACACCTAGAGCATTTCTCTGTCCCTCCAAACTTCTGAGCGAACTTGGAAGGGTTTGGATTTGTGGTGGGCCGGTGAGGAGAAGGCGTGCTGAGAGAAACAGGGTATTAGTTTTCTCTACTCTTTTACTAAATGACCTCTTGCTCTGCTTAGCAACAGGAACCAGCATCCAGCACATGGTACAGAATAGAGTACTGCTGCAAAACTGGAGAAGTAAGTTACCAGCAAGGCTATCCAATTACCCTTGGTAGGGGAAAAACCAAAGCCATGACAACAAAAAGAGGAAGGCTGTGCTTTAAAGGATAAAAAGAAGCTTCTGTAAAGGCTAATTTCCTGAGGAGCCTTCCCCTTGTCAATTAACTAGAAGACCTGAAATCTATCAGGACATGGATTTTTCAGATAGTAAGctacaaataattattttaagttCCTGGTAATGGAAAATAATCAAGAACCTGAATGGATCACTGAACCTGACTGGAAAGCGTACATCATATAAACATTAAGCAATAATGTGGATACTTGCATGAAGCAAGTTGTGAGATACACCTCAGCTTCTTTCCACATGCTTTGCTTTACAGCAAGAACTTCAGACTAGGAATGTTTACTATTTAAAGtgatttctggttttggctACAATTAAACACAAATGGTTCTTCATTAGCTAGTTAAAAATTCATTCTGCTTGTAGCTCCAGATTCTCAGCTGtccaaatccatccctgaaAGAACCAGTTAGTTGAACGTTGCCATTTCCAGCTTATTCAGGAGAGCAATGTGAGACCACAATTAACTCTGTGAGCTCATGCAATGCCAGCAGCAGGCTCCATAATCCAATCCCCTGTGGTTCATTCAAAGAATGAGTGTGTCCTTGCTTGCACTaacttctgcttctgctgtaCTGACTCACACAGTCACCAGTGGGAGCTTTGTGCAATGCAGGTTCAATGCCCTGCATTCAACTAGACTGGGGTATTTTGCAGCATTTCTATTCCAAACATGAACATAAACAAAATCCAGCCTGAAAGACTCCTCTGAAAACAGCACTGAAGGGCAAGGGTCATGCACCCCTCGATTCAGTTCACTCACCTCTCAGGCTTGATGCCTAGTCTCTCTCCTCTGTCCATGTTCAGCGTGCCTGCCCCTTGGCCATATCCATAACCTTTTGGGCCATACTTTTTCCCATAGCAAGATTTGCAGTAAACTTCAGCATCATGGATTGCTACAGTTGTGCTGTCCAAGTTTTTCCGGCAGACCACTGGaggttaaaaaaacaaaacaaaacaaccaaaaaaaaaaaaaaaaaaaaaaccaaaaaaaaacacagttaaGGGACTATTTCCATCAGCACACATAGTAAGCCAAAAATCAAGTGAGAAGTGATGTTATGGGTTTCCCTGTCCAAAATTCTTCCCATTAGACTGTGGGACCACCAGAGATTAGAGGGAGCAAGTTGTTGTTTAAATTTGTGAATTATGCTTAGCCCCATAAAGGGctctcccctcccacccctTCATGGCCATGACAtttaaaacctggaaaattGCCGTGGTTTGATGAACGAGGCTGCTCAGAAACCCAGAGAGGGCAGTCAGCATTTTCCCTTGACAGATGCCATGCAGCATGAACCAAAAGCCCATCAGTACAGAATAGCCCCTGTCCTGCCCTTTTGGTCAGCGtggggctgggaaaaaaaaaaaaaaaaacaacaaaccttcAAGGTTCCCTTCCCCCCCACCTCAATACTGcttcagggcagagctgggattgaTTCACAGCTGTCACCGGAGGGGCTGTGCTTTCCTGGCATTCCTACATTGTCCTTCAGCACAATGCAAGCCCTCTACTCAAGGTTACAGTAGAAGAGAAAACTATTTCCTTCTTAAACTTCTGTATGCCAACTGGCACATTCTTTCCATCTGCAACAGCACTGTGCCCATGAAAAagaatttggggagaaaaaaagaaaataaataccctcatgaatttttgtttaaatatttaaatgtcttCAAAACACTGGGTGACCTTTGCTTATGGCCATCATTAGCTCCAAGGTTCTTTTCATAAGGCACTAATATCCAATAAGTAAATCAATTAAGGCATGTTTGTTAAGTCTATAGACTTTAACCCCAACACAAGTATGCACTAAGGAAAACCATGTATTCAGACACACTAGAGCCATTGTCTGACTGTAAGTTCCAGCTTTCTTTTAATAGTAACTCCCATAAAAGGCTGAAAATGAGGCAGCCAAGGCATCTAATCTTTGTTTTTTGTGACCATTGTAGAGCTCAAAGGTGCAGAGGTGTGCCGAGGCTCTTAAGCTCACAGCACACCAAGGTTAGGCAGCAGACTTAACAGCAAACTTCTTTGAAGCGCCCAGCTGTAACTACAGCCAATGTAGGCTAAACCCTAGCTCTGCCCATGTATATTAATCACCAACAAGTAGGGCAAAACAGTACCTAAAGTTTGCAGTAAGGTAAAATTTTCTGATTCAGACAGAGAGGCTGCTTGTGAAGTAGGAGCCTCTGATTCACAGGGACCTTTTGTTCCCTTCATCTAAGCAGAGGTATTTTCAGCAGAGAAAGTGATTTTCAATGCCTCACTGGGCTCGTTGGTTGGACTGGAAAATAATGCTTTGGACTCCTTTCATCTGAAATAAACCACAAGCCTCTGTGCCAAGAAAGTTTAGGCTTTTGGCTGTGCTAAGCATCAACAGCTCAGCTGTACTCGTGCGCACTGCTGTCCTGGTCTGCACAGGACTCCAGGGCAGCAGTTTGATAACTTCTTTCAGCTTCTGCCAGCCCCAGGACTACAGGGAGAAGCCCAGCTGAGCTCAGATCAGTGCAAACAAGGCTCTGCCACTGGGCTTCCTCCTTTGCATAAGCAACACTTAATCCAGGTTTCCAACCTCAAGACCCCTTAGACACCTGAGGAAAAGACTGGCAAGAGTGCAAATGGATGTTCTCTGCTCTGAGACATACATCCCACCTCCTGATATGATAAAACCTCTCCAGAAGGTAAGCTCTCCCCTCAGGACTGCTGAGCCCAGGAAGCACATGGGGAATCAGGAATCAACCCCGACACATGGACAAAATCATCTCTGGCCACTGCCACCCCCAGTGCATCACAGGTACCAGCTGAGTCTGGGACACCACCTGTGGACCAGGCCCTTGCTGCTGTGACCCTCACAGGTATGCCAGCAGAGACTGTGGAGGAGAATACTTACTGCAGAGGAAGCAGCACCGGTGGAAGCTCCTCCCGTCGCACTGCACCTCCTCAGCATGGTAGACGGTGCGGCCACAGGCACCACATTTGTTGCCACCTCCCCAGTTTGGCATGGTGGTTCTGCGTGCCCTGtcagggaggaggggagaagggGATACCTGTTAAACACAGTGTCCTGCAGCACCCTGGCCCCAGGACAGCTGAGGTTACAGGCTCCTTTAAATCAGATCTGTGAAGTTTGTGTGGCATCAGAGCACAACCCTGCAATTTCATCAACTGTTAAATAATGTGACCTTCCACTGCGTGAGAAGTTTTTGGGACAAGTTCAACTTCTCAACTCTTCAGATGCCAGACCAGACTTAAAGGCTTAGGCAGGCTCTCTATGGTTATTTGTAAAAGCAGACGAACTGGCAAGGGGAACAGAGACCACTGCTGCTGAAAAACAGAGACACAGTCTTCACAAGTCAGGTCCTCTGTCCGTGCCTGGAGATTTTGAAAGTTACATAAATTGGATATGCACAAATTACAGTTTCATGCACAAGAGCTTTACTGTACCTGGAACAAATGTCCCCCCAGATGGATATAATTTCAGTTTCTATGCTTCATTAATGCTGGGCCTCTTGTCTGGTAGAAGCAAACCAATTGTGCCAACAACGGCATTTTGTTTTACTGCAGGGCCTGTCATTTGGGATGTGGTACAAGCCAAAAGTTCACTTCACTGGAAAACCACTTATTAGGGTTGCAGGAGCCTTGTGAACTCCTTTGAGATCACACCTGCACTTCAAAGTTTAAGGGGGATTATTTTCTAGGGACTCCACCCCTGTTACACAAACTgcacctttcccaggcaggtACAGCAACGAAATCCAACTGCTCAAGTAGCCACAGCTGATTTAAAAGGAAGTGAAACTCTCCCTCTCCTGTATTACTTGTAATAGACACTCAGAAAACTGTGGAGACAGGCATCTCACCCACTGTGTTAACCTGTAGCCTTGGGAGCAGTCTCTTACATTAAGCCAGAAGCAGTGGCTGTCCCATTTCAAG is part of the Cinclus cinclus chromosome 4, bCinCin1.1, whole genome shotgun sequence genome and encodes:
- the CSRP2 gene encoding cysteine and glycine-rich protein 2 isoform X2 gives rise to the protein MPNWGGGNKCGACGRTVYHAEEVQCDGRSFHRCCFLCMVCRKNLDSTTVAIHDAEVYCKSCYGKKYGPKGYGYGQGAGTLNMDRGERLGIKPESTPSPHRPTTNPNPSKFAQKFGGTEKCSRCGDSVYAAEKVIGAGKPWHKNCFRCAKCGKSLESTTLTEKEGEIYCCYAKNFGPKGFGYGQGAGALVHAQ
- the CSRP2 gene encoding cysteine and glycine-rich protein 2 isoform X1, giving the protein MPNWGGGNKCGACGRTVYHAEEVQCDGRSFHRCCFLCMVCRKNLDSTTVAIHDAEVYCKSCYGKKYGPKGYGYGQGAGTLNMDRGERLGIKPESTPSPHRPTTNPNPSKFAQKFGGTEKCSRCGDSVYAAEKVIGAGKPWHKNCFRCAKCGKSLESTTLTEKEGEIYCKGCYAKNFGPKGFGYGQGAGALVHAQ
- the CSRP2 gene encoding cysteine and glycine-rich protein 2 isoform X3 encodes the protein MPNWGGGNKCGACGRTVYHAEEVQCDGRSFHRCCFLCMVCRKNLDSTTVAIHDAEVYCKSCYGKKYGPKGYGYGQGAGTLNMDRGERLGIKPESTPSPHRPTTNPNPSKFAQKFGGTEKCSRCGDSVYAAEKPWHKNCFRCAKCGKSLESTTLTEKEGEIYCKGCYAKNFGPKGFGYGQGAGALVHAQ